The Halobaculum magnesiiphilum genome contains the following window.
CTGGCCGATCATCCGGAAGAACTCCGGCATCGCCACGAACAGGACGATGAGCCCGCGGAGGACGCCCACGAGCTCGGGCGGCACGTCCGTCCCCACGTCGACGACGATGGATCCGGACTTGAGGACGCCGAACAGCAGCGCCGCCGCGATCGCGCCGACCGGGCTGTTGCCCGCGAGGATGGAGACGGTGATGCCGTCGAAGCCGTAATCCGGGATGCCGGTCTGGAAGTTGCCCGCGATCGTCAGGACGTACACCGCGCCGCCGATGCCCGCGAGCGCGCCCGACAGCGCCATCGAGGCGACGACGGTCCGGGCGGCGTCGACGCCGCCGTACTCGGCGGCCTCCGGCTGGATGCCGCTCGTGCGCACGTCGTAGCCGAACGACGTGCCCCGGAGCAGGTACGCGACCGCGACGGCGACGACGATCGCCAGCGCCAGCGCCAACAGCGACGCGTCGGTGCGCCCGGGGAACAGCGGCTGCGGGAACAGCGTGAACTCCGGGAGCGTCCGCGTCTGGTTCGCGAAGCTTTCGGGGTCCTTGAACGGCCCCGAGGCGAGATACAGCGCGAACGACGTGGCGACGAAGTTGAGCATGATCGTCGTGATCACCTCGTTGGCGTCGGCGTACGCCTTCAGCGCGCCCGGAATGGCGCCCCAGATCCCCCCGACGAACGCGCCGACCGCCAGTCCGACGGGGACGAGCACGAGCGTGCCCACGACCCCCGAGACGGCTCCCGAGAGGGCGTACACGGCGAGCGCGCTGGCGAGCGCGCCGAACACGAGCTGACCCTGCCCGCCGATGTTGAACACGCCGGCCTTGAACGCCACCGCGACCGCGATGCCCGTGAACACGAGCACGGTCGTCTCCGAGACGGTGGTGGCGAACTGGCCGTTGAGCGGGTTCGCGAGGAAGTCGCCGAACGCCCCGAGGAACAGGCTGTCGTACACGACGATCGGGTCGTAACAGAAGCCGATGCCCAGCAGGGAGTACGCCGCCGACTCACAGGAGGTCATCCGCCCCGCCACGAGGATGAGCACGAACCCGATCGCCACCGACAGCAGCAGCGCCGACCCCGAGATGAGCAGCCGCTCGGTCGCGCTCGCGGCGACGAGTCGGTCGAGCGCGTCGAAGGCGCGGTCGCGGGGGGAGCGGGAGCCGCCCGACTCGCCGGGAGCGGCGCCGTCGCGGACGGCGGCGTCGTCTGCCGCATCGCCGGGGGCGGCGCCCGTGTCGCTGTCAGGGTCGCCGTCGGCGTCGCCGCCCGCGTCAGTCATCGGCCACCTCCGCGTCGGCGTCGTCGCCGGGAGCCGTCCCGGCGTCGGTCGCGTCGGACCGATCGCCGCCGGCGTCAGCGTGGACGACGCGTTCGGCCCGCGGGAGGTTCTCGGGACGCTCGCCGGCCATCATGAGCCCGAGCTGTTCCTCGGTCACCTCGTCGGGGTCGACTACGCCGACGATCCGCCCGCGGTACATCACCGCCAGCCGGTCCGAGAGGCCCCGGACCTCGTCGAGCTTCGAGGAGACCAGCAGGACCGCCCGGCCCTCGTCGCGCAGGTCGATCAGGCGGTCGTGGATGAACTCCGTCGAGCCGATGTCGACGCCGCGGGTCGGGTGGGAGGCGACGAGACAGGAGGGGTCGCGCGCGAACTCCCGGCCGACGATGAACTTCTGCTGGTTGCCGCCGGACAGCGACTTCGCCTCGGCGCCGGCGTCGGGCGGGCGAACGTCGTACTCGTCGATGATGTCGGTCGCGTGGTCCCCGGCGCGGTCCCAGTCGAGGCGACCGCGCTCGGCGAACGGCTCGTCGTGTTGGGAGCCGAGCACGCCGTTCTCGGTGAGGTCGAAGTCCATCACGAGCCCGCGCTCCTGGCGGTCCTCGGGGATGTACGCCATCCCCTCGCGGGTGCGCTCCCGGCGGGAGCCGTCGGTCACGTCGCGGCCGTCGATCTCGACGCGTCCCTTCGCGGGCGTGTGCAGCCCGGTGACGACCTCGACCAGCTCCGACTGGCCGTTGCCGTCGACGCCGGCGATGCCGAACACCTCCCCCTCGCGGACGGCGAAGGACACGTCGTCGACGGCGACCACGTCGCGGTCGTCACGGGCGGTGACGCCCTCGAGCGACAGCGTCGCCGCGCCCGGGTTCGCGGGCGGCGTCTCCGTCTCCAGCATCACCTCGCGGCCGACCATCAGCTCGGCCAGCTCCTCGCGGGTCGTGCCGGCCGTCTCGACTGTGCCGACGTTGTGGCCGTCCCGGAGGACGGTCACCTCGTCGGCGGCCTCCAGCGCTTCGCCGAGCTTGTGCGTGATGAAGATGACCGTCTTGCCGGCGTCGGTCAGCTCCTCGAGCACCTCGAAGAGGTCCTCGACCTCCTGTGGCGTGAGTACGGCCGTCGGCTCGTCGAGGATGAGCACCTCCGCGCCGCGGTACAGCGCCTTCAGGATCTCGACGCGCTGTTGGACGCCCACGCCCACGTCCTCGATGCGCGCGTCCGGCTCCACGTCGAAGCCGTAGCGGTCGGACAGCTCCAAGACGTCCTCGCGTGCGGCCTCACGGTCGACCGCGAGCCCGCCCCACTTTCGGGGCTCGTTGCCCAGCGTGATGTTCTCGGCGACGGTCATCGGGTCGACCAGCATGAAGTGCTGGTGGATCATCCCGACGCCGGCGTGGATGGCGTCGCCGGGGGAGTCGAAGCGCCGCGGCTCGTCGGCGATGGCGGCGAGCCCGTCGTCGCCCCCGCGGCTCTCGCCGTCGCTGCCGTCCTCCTCGTCTTCGTCGCCCTCGCCGTCCGCCTCGTACGTCAGGCCGTCCCCGTCGACGTACACGTCGCCCTCGGTGGGCTCGTACAGCCCGTAGAGGACGTTCATCAGGGTGGTCTTGCCCGCGCCGTTCTCGCCGAGGAGGGCGTGGACCGTCCCCCGCTCGACCGAGAGCGTGACGTCGTCGTTGGCGACGACGCCGGGGAAGCGCTTCGTTATCGAGTCGAGGCGGACGGCCTCCGTCATGTCACCGGGCGTTTCGGCGGGGACGGGATAAACGGCGCGTTTTCCCGGAACGACCGTTCAAGAAACCGGACTGTCAGACGAGATACCACACGGTATCGGCGTGTACGAGAAATCGATCGGGAGCGGTCCGTGCCGACTGTTCCGCCGTCGAGCGGCGGGTGACCGGAGCGGGTTACTCCGGGCTGTCGGGGACGGAGATCTCGCCGTCGATGATGGCCTCGCGCGACGACTGGATCTCCGATTTCACGTCCTCGGGGATCTGGTCGCCGAGCTCCGTCCCGTAGACGATGTCGACGCCGTCATCGGCCAGGCCGAGGCTGGTCGCCGTGCCCGCCTCGAACTCGCCGTTCACGGTCGCCCCCGCGGCGTTGTAGACGGCGGTGTCGACGCGCTTGACCATCGACGCGAGGATCACGTCCTGGTAATCCGTCGTCACCGACTGGTCGCGGTCGACGCCGATGGCGAACTTGCCCTCGTCGCGGGCGGCCTGGAAGACGCCGGCGCCGGTGTTCCCGGCGGCGTGGTAGACGATGTCCGCGCCGGAGCTGTACATCGACAGCGCGGCCTCCTGGCCGGCCGAGGGGTCGGAGAAACTGCCGGTGTAGGTCGTCTGTACGTCGACGTCCTCGTTTGCCGCCTTCACGCCGGCGGTGAAGCCGGCCTCGAACTTCGCGATGAGCGAGGACTCCACGCCGCCGACGAAGCCGACGTTCGTGGAGTCGCCGGCGGTGGAGCTCTCGCCCGCCGAGAACGACCGGCTCGTAAGCAGGCCGGCCAGCTGGCCGACGAGGTACGATCCCTCGTGCTCCTTGAACGTGTACGAGCGAACGTTGTCGGCGTCGACGACGCTGTCGACGATCATGAAGTCCTGATCGGGGTAGTCGGGCGCGGTCTGTGAGAGCGCGTCCGCCTGCAGGAACCCGATACAGGAGACCAGGTCGTAGTCGGGGTCCGTCGACTGCGCGTACTGGGTCTGGTAGGTGCTGAACTGCGACACCGAGTCGGGCTCGGACTCGTCGTACGAGAGGTCGAACTCCTCGGCCGCCTGCTGGATACCCGTCTGAGCCTGGTCGTTGAACGAGCCGTCGCCGAGCCCGCCGGTCGCGTACACCATCCCGACGTTCGTCGTGTCCGAGCCGGACGCCTCGGTCTCGGACGCTTCGGTGTCCTCGTCGTCGGCCGCCGGCGTCGATGCTTCGGTCTCATCGCCGTCGGAACCGCCCGACTCCGGGCCGCCGGTACAGCCCGCGAGCCCGACGAGCCCCGCCGCGCCGACGCCTTTCACGAACTTCCGCCTGTCGAACCGGTCTGTGTCCATACCCGCAAACCAGACGGATGAATGGTTAAAATCTCCGCATCCACGCCGGGAGCGACAGGATCTCTGACAGATCGGTTCCGACGGGTCGCCTCAATCGACCGCCTCGACCGCCGCCTCGACGACGCCGGCGACCTCCTCGACGAACGGGTCGAGCTCGTCGTGTTCCGCGTACACGCGCACGTACGGCTCGGTGCCGGACGGGCGAACGAGCGTCCACGAGCCGTCGGCGAAGGAGAGCCGGACGCCGTACTCCGAGTCCACCTCGGCGGCGGGGAACGCCGCCGGCAACGTCTCCGCGAGCCGCTCCATGGCGGCGGCCTTGTCGTCGTCGGGGCACTCGACGCTGACCTTCCGGTACGGCCGCTCGGTGACGGGCGCACGCAGGCCGTCGAGTCCCTCGTCGGCGACGAGCCGGGTGAACACTGCCGCGCTGGCAACGGCGTCGATCCAGTCGCCGAGGGCGGTGTGAACGTGCTTCCACGGCTCGGCCGCGAAGACCACGTCGCCGCCGGCGTCGCGGGCGGCGGCGATGCCGTCGTGGAGGTAGCCGAGCGCGACGCGCTCGACGCGCCCGCCGGCGGCCTCGACGCGCTCGTCGATCCGGCCCGACGCGTTCGGCGTCGTCACGACGACCGGATCGGCCGCGTCGCTCGCGCGGATGTACCGCTCAGCGAGGATCGCCAGCACCGTGTCCTCGTGGACGACTTCGCCGTCGCCGTCGACGACGACGATCCGGTCGGAGTCGCCGTCGTGGCCGATCCCGACGTCGGCGGCCCCCTCGCGAACGAACTCGCGGAGGTCCGCCAGCGACTCGGGCGTCGGCTTCGACTCCCGGCCGGGGAAGTGGCCGTCGACGGTCGCGTTGAGCGTCACCACGTCCGCGCCCAGCTCCCTGAGCACCTGCGGGGTCGCGACCGCGGACATCCCGTTGCCGCAGTCGACGGCGACGCGGACGCCCTCGGGGTCGGCGCCGAACGCCCGGGCGTACTCGACGACGGCCAAGCGGTACGCGTCGAGCACGCCCTCGTCGGCGCCGTCGCCCCATTCGTCCCAGTCGGCCGGCGTGACATCGGCGCCGACCCGCTCCTCGACGGCCGTCTCGGCCGCCTCGCCGTACTCGACGCCGTCGACGAACGCCTTGACGCCGTTGTCGGTCGGCGGGTTGTGCGAGGCGGTGAGCATGACGCCGCGGCGCCCGCGCGAGGCGAACGCCAGCGCCGGCGTCGGCACCTGACCGAGCCGGCGCACCTCCGCGCCCGCCGACTCCAGGCCCGCCTCGGCGGCGGCCGCCAGGGCGGGTCCGGTGACGCGACCGTCCCGTCCGACGACGAACTCCCGGTCGCCGGCCTCCCGGGCGTGGTCGCCGAGCGCCCGCGCCACCTCGAGGACGAGCCCCGGCGTGACGCGCTCGGTCGCGCTGCCGCGGATGCCGGCGGTTCCGAACAGGTCCATACCGGACCGTCCGCGGCGGTCCCCAAGACTCCCTCGGTCCGGGACGCCGACCGGCCGAACGTTCAAGCGTGGTGACGGGGCCAGTCCCCTCGATGCGCTGACCGCGGCCCCGGTGCGAGAGCGGCTGTGCGACGGCACGCGCCGGGGAACGGAACACAGGGGCGACGCCGTCGCCTGTCAGCACCACGTCGAGCCGCCGCCGTCGGTATCGGACGGGCGTCGCCCCCGCGGTTCGTCGAATCGTGGTCGCCGGCGACGGATCAGACGGACTGAGCCGGCGCCGTCGATCAGATCCCGTCGGCCGCGGTGCTCACCAGCCAGATCCCCGCCGCCATCGTCGCTCCCCCGACGACGAAGCCCGGACCGATCGCCTCCCCGAGCAACGCGGCTCCCAGCGCCGTGCCGACGAGCGGCTGGGCGAAGAAGAACGCCGCGACGGTGCCCGCCGACACCGTCTCCAGCCCCTTGTACCAGAGGTACCACGCCGCCGCCGTCGAACCGAGGCCGAGGTACGCGACCGCCAGCAGCGCGCCCGGCGACGCCATCGCCGCAAGCGGCGGCGCCCGCACCGCCAGCTCCGCTGCCGACAGCGCCGCCAGCGGCGGCAGGGAGGCGAGACAGGAGTACGTCGCCGCCGTCAGCGCCGAGTACTTCCGCACGAGGGGCACCCCCCAGACGGTGTAGCCGGCCCACGCGATGCTCGCGAGGACGAGCGCGCCCACGCCGGCGACGTTTCCGCCGCCGAGGCGCGTCAGGTCGTACTGCCCCGCGAGCACGAGCAGCGTGCCGGCGGCCGCGAGCGCCATTCCGCCGGCCGAGCGGCGGGTCACCTCCTCGCCGAGCACTGCCGCGCCGAGGACGACCGTGAAGACGGGCGTCAACACCGTCAACAGGGATCCCTGGCTGGCGTTCGTCAGCTCCGTGCCGAGGAACTGGCTGGCGATGGTGAGGGCCACCCACCCGCCGAGGACGGCGAACCCCCGGTAGTCCGCCCGGTCGACGGCGACGCCGCGGGCGCGGACGACCGCGTACAGGGCGACGGCGCCGACGGCGACGCGGAGGAACCCGAGCGTGAGCGGCGGGATCAGGTCGAACCCCCACTTGCTCACGACGTACATCCCGCCCCAGATGGCCGCCGCCAGCAGCGGCGCGAGCGCGAACGCGTACCGGCGCGTGACCGACGCCGCGCTCACGCGTCGGACCCCCCGCGCCCCGCCGCGGCGACGGCGCCCCCGGCGAGCGCCGTTCTCGTTCGAACCGGCATTCCGGTTGCGGCGAGACGGCGACGGGTGAAAACGCTTCCCGGATCCCGCCGTCGCCCCCGGCCGTCGCCGGCTTTTCGTCGCTCGACGTCGAACCGTCGCGTATGAGCGACGAAGCGGAGGACCGAACTCGCGCGCACGTGTTCGTCTCCGGGCGCGTGCAGGGCGTCTTCTACCGCGCGAACACCCGCGACGCCGCGCGCGACCGCGGCGTCGACGGCTGGGTACGGAACCTCGACGACGGGCGCGTCGAGGCGGTGTTCGAGGGGCCGCGCGACGCCGTCGAGGGGATGGTCGAGTGGTGTCACACGGGGAGGCCGAGCGCGGTCGTCGAGGACGTCGACGCCGAATACGAGGAGCCGGAGGGCGAGCGGGGCTTCACGATCCGGCGATAGCGGCCGCGCCGAGTCGGCTCGGCGGCGACAAAGGCCGTCGAGCCACCGGAGGGCCGACCGGGACGCGATCGGATCGTCGGCGAGCGTCGTCACGCGACACCCGGCGTCAGTCTGCGCCCGTCGCTTCCGTCCGGTTACCGCCGCCGAGGAACGGCACCGAGAGCCCGGACTCCGCTTCGACCGGCTTCGTCGGGTCGTGACCCTTGAGGCCGTCCCAAATGACCAGCGCCGACGGGAGCACCAGCATCGACGTGACGAACGAGTAGAGGATCGACAGCGCGGTGAGCGTCCCGAACTGGCCGAGGATGCTCAACACCGAGAACACGAGCACGCCGATACCCGTCGTCGTCGTGAGCATGCTCCCGAGGAGCGCGCCGCCCGTCCCGCGGACGGTGCGCTCCAAGGCTGTGACGAGGTCGTGTTCGCCGCGCTCGTCGATGAACCGGTGGACGACGTGGACCGAGTAGTCGATCCCCAGCCCGATGGTCAACGAGAGGATCGTCGCCGTGAACGCGTTGAACGCGATGCCGGCGAGCCGCATCGTCGCCGCGACGAGCGCCACCGACGCGACGATCGGGATCGTGTTGACGAGCCCCAGCGACGGCAGCCCCTCGAGGAGGCCGTAGATGACGAGCAGGAACACCACGGTGAGCGAGAGCGCCACGGCGAGGCTCTGGACGGCGGAGGTGAAGATGAGGTCCGACACCGCGGCGAACACCACGGTGCTGCCGGTGGCGACCGCGACGCCGCTGGTGTCGCGGTAGCGGTCGGCGACCGCGCGCCCGTCGGCCGTCACCGCCGACTGGTCGGCGTCAGCTTCGGTCGAGTACACCACCTGTGTGCTGCGACGGTCCTCCGAAAGGTACTGGAGCGCCCGATCGCGCGAGGACGACGACAGCAGGTAGTCGTAGATCTCTCCGAGGTTGTCGTCGGGAACGCCGTTGGCGTTCCGGTCGTTCCGCTCGACGAGCCGGCGGAACTCCGGGTCGGAGTCCGCGCGCTGTTGGATCACCGTCACGATGCTTTGCGACTCCGCACGGCCGTCCTCGGAGACGAACGTGCTCGGGGCATCCTCACCCATGCGATGGATCTCCTCCAGCCTCGTCGGGTCCTCCATGTCGCCCTCGACGTAGATCGTGACCGACCCGCCCTGGCTCGCGGTGAACTTCTCCTCGAGGAAGTTGAGCGTCGCGACGGCGGAGTAGTCGCCGGGGGCGAACGGCTCGGGAAGCTCCTCGAGGTACTCGGGCGTCTCCTCGGGCGGAAGGAAGTCCTCCTGCGAGAACGACGTGGAGATGCCCGCCGCGTAGCCGCCCGAGACCGCGGTGAGGACGAGCACGAGCGCGAGGAACACCCGCGGGGCGCGTTCGCCGACGGAGACGCCGACGCGGAGCACACTCGCGAGGCCGCTCCCCTCCGCGCCCAGCGGCGCCTGCGAGAACGTCGGGATCGGGATGGCGTCGCGACGGCGGTCGATCAGCACCTTCGCCGCCGGCAGGAACACGCCGAACAGGAGGAACGTGAACAGGATGCCGGCGGCCGCGACCAGCCCGAACTCCCGGATCGGCGCGAGGTCGGACGTGAGATTCGCGAGGAAGCCGATGACCGTCGTTCCCGTCACGATGAAGAACGCCACGAGGAGCTGGCGCACCGCCAGGTTCATCGCCTCCTCGACACCGTAGCCCTCGGCCCGGTCCTCCCGGTAGCGGTTCACCGCGTGAATGCCGAAGTCGATCCCGACCGCGAGCAGGAGCGGCGGCACCGAGATCATCATCTGACTGAACGGGATCCCGACGAGCCCGAGGAACCCGAACGTCCACACGACCGCCAACAGCAGCGCGAACGAACCGAGCAGGAGGTCGATGAGGTCCCGGTACGCGACGACCAGGAAGCCGATGATCAACAGCACCGCCGCGGGCGTGACGATGAGCAGCGAGTCGGTGATCACCGACGAGAACTCCGCGGAGATGATCCCCGAGCCGAAGACGGTGATGTCGCCGCCGACGGTGTCGACGACGCGCTGGCTCCGGAGCTGGATGTCCGTCAGCGGGCTGGACCCGCTCTGTCCGGCCGCCGCGCCGCCCCCGCCGGCGCCGGGTATCTCGTGAGTGACGACGCCGATCGTGGCCGACGCGGACGCGGACTCGGCGTTGAAGTCGTCGGACACCCCGCCGGTGAACGCGGCGTTGTCCGCGTTCTCACGGACCGCCCGGTCGATCTCGGTGGGCGTCGCCCGTTCGAGCGCGCGGATCTGCGCCTCGGTCGTGGTCGCGTCCGGGTCGATCGTTCGCGCGACCGTCGCCGCCGGGGAGGAGACGCCGACCACGCGCAAGCCGTCCGTCTCCTGAAGCCGGTGTTGTGCCTCGAGCATCCGCACCATTGCGGGCTTCGAGAGGACGTTCCGGTCCCGCTGGACGAGCTGCGTCGAGCCGGTGTCCTCGGAGAACGACGGGCCGAACTCCCGCTGGATGTCCGAGAGGGCCTCCTCGGCGGGGATCCCCGAGGTGAACTGCTCGGTCCCGGCGGCCGTCGAGACGTTCGCCAACCCGCCGGCGAACACCAGCGTGAGCAGCAGGAACGCCACGACGATCCGCCCGGGACGCTCGGTGATCTCCGTGGCGACCGCGGCGGCGAGCCCCCCGTCGGTCATCTGTTGCGCCGGAGGTAGACGCCGCCGACGAGCCCGAGGGCGACGACCACCGCCGCGACGCCGATGGCGCCCAGCGGCAGGCCGTTCCCGCCGGGCGCGGCCGCCTCGATCGGCACCTCGTAGGTGTCGGAGATCAGGGTGTCACCGTCGGCGGTCTCGTACCGGAAGTCGACGCTCGCGGGGTACGTCTTGCCGTCGATGGCGCCGCCGGCCATCGAGAGGGCGAACGTCACCTCCCGCGTCTCGCCGGGGGCGAGCTCGGCGATGAACCCCTCGTCGTCCGACGACGACAGCGGCGCATCGAGGAACAGCTTCGCCGACACGTCGCGGACGATCTCGTCACGGTTGTTCGTCACCTCGAGGGTGAGCGTCCCGCCGCCCCCGACCTCGAACGTCCCGTTGACCGGGCTCACCGCGAACTCGTCGCGGGATTCGGCGATCGAGACCGGCGCGTCGATCGAGTCCCCGGTTCGCCGTGTTCCCTCTGTGTCGCGGTACTGGACGCGCAGCGTGAACTGCCGCGGTCCCGCCTCGGCGGCGTCGGACACCTCGACGTCGAACGCGAACTCGGCCGACTCGCCGGGTTCGAGCGTGCCGACGGCGACTTCCGGCTCCAGCGGCGAAACGTTCGGATTCGACGCCTCGAACAGGACGACCGCGTTCGTCACGGTCTCCTCGCCGGTGTTGGTCACGGTGCCGGTGACCTGTCCCTCCTCGCCGACGCGGAGGGTGCTCGCGAGGTCGTCGACCCCGAACGTCTGTTCGGGCAGCGGCAACACGCCGAACGAGAGCGGACGCGAGGTGGCCGATTCGCCCCCTTCAGTCTCGTACTCGACGGTCGCGTCGACGGCGTACTCGCGCGTCTCCGCCGAGTCGACGAGCGTCGCGTCGACCTCGACGGTCCGGGTCTCGTTGGGGGCGAGCGTGCCGACGAACCGGCGGGCGTTCGCGGAGTCGCCGAAGGAGAGGTCGCTGTTGCCCGACTGGAGCGCGAGCACCGCGTTGGTGGCCGTCTCGCCGCCGACGTTGCGCACGGTCGCCGACACGGTGCCGGAGCCGCCGACGGGCGCGGCCGACTCGACGTCCTCGATCTCGAAGCGGGCGCGTTCCTGCACCCGAACCGTCGCGTACACGGTCTCGGTCACTACCTCGTCCTCGTCGTCCTCGTCGCGGTACTTGACGGTGATCGGGACACGGTGTTCACCGCCGGGAATGTCGGCGGCCACGTCGATCTGTACCGTCACCGACCGGGTGGCGCCGTCGCCCATCCGACCGAGATCCCGGGTGGACGAGAGCACCTCGATGCCGTCGATGTCGCCGACGGTGGCGTTCACGTCGATCGCCGCCTCGACGCGGTCGTCGCGGTCGGCGGCGTCGTTCGTCAGTTCGATCGTGAGCTCCTGGGTCGTTCCCGGCTGGATCACCGGCTCGGCCACGTCCGTCTCGAAGCGGGGATCCTCGTCGGCCGCGACGACGCCGACGAAGCCCGTTCCGACGGCCGACACGACCAGTAGTGCGGCGATCAACAGCGTCTGTGGGCGACGTGACATCGGTGTTGTCTGAACGTTCAGTCAGGGTCGTATATAATCCGTTTGAAACCGGGCGTGCGATCGACGCATCGGTCGCTACGCCGGGACCGCGTACGTCTCATGGAGGTGGTCGACCACGGTCGAGACCGTGTCCGGGTCGTACGTCCAGAAACCGTAGAACCGGCGGTCCTCGGGGTCGCCGCGCTCCTCGGCGAGGAGCAGACAGGCGTCGGCGGGGTCGCCGCCGCCGTCGAACGCCACGAACCACGAGCGCCGTATCTCTGCCGTGTCCTCCTGATGAACGCTCACGTCCTCGATCGCGGGCACGTCGTCGCTCGGTGCACAGTACGTGTGCACGTCGATGTCCTTCGTGGCGAGGTCCTCGTAGACGCCCTTCTGTGCGCGGATGGCGTCGACGCGCTGGAAGCCGGCGTGCAGCTCGCCCGTGCCGGCGCGCCACGCGCGGTCCTCCATCTCCCGCGTTGCGGCCATCATCCGGGAGATGTCGTAGGACGTGAACGTCGTCCCGTCGAGGTGTTCGAGGATCGGCGCCAGGGCGCTCTGCTCGCCCGGGCCGACGGCGATGTCGCCGTCGAGGTGTCGGAGGTCGACCGCCGCGAGCACCTCGTCGTCGCGCTCGTCGGACAACACGACGTACCCGGAGAGGCCGCTGTCGGTCGTCCCCTCCCGGATCCGGACGGCCTGCGAGTCGAAGTACTCGCGCAGCTCCGCGACGGCGTCGTCGTTCGGCGGGTCGAACACCGTCAGACGCTTCTCTCGGCCCTCGACCGAGTCGATGACTGCCCGGAGTGACATCTGGGTTCGACAGTCATACACCGGGCACCGGTAAAAGCCTATCACCGACGTGCACCGGCGCTGACAGACCGCCGAGTCGACACCGACGGGAACGACTCGGGTGGCGCCGGCGGTCGGGGGCGCCGGTCGGGGGCGCCGGTCGGGGGCGCCGGCGGACGACGACGCCGAGGACATCGCGTGAATCGGTCCGGGCGACGGGACGACGGAGTGCCACAATTATTGACAGCGATTCGATAACTCTGGACGAGTCGATCTGGACGCCGACAAGAGGGACCAAGAGAACGCCGCTACGCGGCCGTACGGTCGATCTCGTGTGGGTGTCCCCCTCGGTGACGCCCGTGTAACCCGGTTACCCCTATGTCAGGGAAATTATAACTTTGGGCGGCGTGTACGGAGGAGTGATGCTCGATACGATCCTGCTTCAGGGTACGTCAGACCTGTTCGCGAGTACCGGCTCCGCGGAGGCCTTCCTCCTCGCGCGGCTCCTGTTCGGCTTCGTCCTCGCGTTCATGGGACTGAACCACTTCATGATGACCGACGGGCTCGCCGGCTACTCGGAGGCGAAGGGGATCCCCGCGCCCCGGCTCGCGACGCTGTTCTCCGGCGGGCTGCTGATATTCGGCGGTCTGGGCGTCGCCAC
Protein-coding sequences here:
- a CDS encoding BMP family lipoprotein gives rise to the protein MDTDRFDRRKFVKGVGAAGLVGLAGCTGGPESGGSDGDETEASTPAADDEDTEASETEASGSDTTNVGMVYATGGLGDGSFNDQAQTGIQQAAEEFDLSYDESEPDSVSQFSTYQTQYAQSTDPDYDLVSCIGFLQADALSQTAPDYPDQDFMIVDSVVDADNVRSYTFKEHEGSYLVGQLAGLLTSRSFSAGESSTAGDSTNVGFVGGVESSLIAKFEAGFTAGVKAANEDVDVQTTYTGSFSDPSAGQEAALSMYSSGADIVYHAAGNTGAGVFQAARDEGKFAIGVDRDQSVTTDYQDVILASMVKRVDTAVYNAAGATVNGEFEAGTATSLGLADDGVDIVYGTELGDQIPEDVKSEIQSSREAIIDGEISVPDSPE
- a CDS encoding ABC transporter ATP-binding protein yields the protein MTEAVRLDSITKRFPGVVANDDVTLSVERGTVHALLGENGAGKTTLMNVLYGLYEPTEGDVYVDGDGLTYEADGEGDEDEEDGSDGESRGGDDGLAAIADEPRRFDSPGDAIHAGVGMIHQHFMLVDPMTVAENITLGNEPRKWGGLAVDREAAREDVLELSDRYGFDVEPDARIEDVGVGVQQRVEILKALYRGAEVLILDEPTAVLTPQEVEDLFEVLEELTDAGKTVIFITHKLGEALEAADEVTVLRDGHNVGTVETAGTTREELAELMVGREVMLETETPPANPGAATLSLEGVTARDDRDVVAVDDVSFAVREGEVFGIAGVDGNGQSELVEVVTGLHTPAKGRVEIDGRDVTDGSRRERTREGMAYIPEDRQERGLVMDFDLTENGVLGSQHDEPFAERGRLDWDRAGDHATDIIDEYDVRPPDAGAEAKSLSGGNQQKFIVGREFARDPSCLVASHPTRGVDIGSTEFIHDRLIDLRDEGRAVLLVSSKLDEVRGLSDRLAVMYRGRIVGVVDPDEVTEEQLGLMMAGERPENLPRAERVVHADAGGDRSDATDAGTAPGDDADAEVADD
- a CDS encoding acylphosphatase codes for the protein MSDEAEDRTRAHVFVSGRVQGVFYRANTRDAARDRGVDGWVRNLDDGRVEAVFEGPRDAVEGMVEWCHTGRPSAVVEDVDAEYEEPEGERGFTIRR
- a CDS encoding DMT family transporter encodes the protein MYVVSKWGFDLIPPLTLGFLRVAVGAVALYAVVRARGVAVDRADYRGFAVLGGWVALTIASQFLGTELTNASQGSLLTVLTPVFTVVLGAAVLGEEVTRRSAGGMALAAAGTLLVLAGQYDLTRLGGGNVAGVGALVLASIAWAGYTVWGVPLVRKYSALTAATYSCLASLPPLAALSAAELAVRAPPLAAMASPGALLAVAYLGLGSTAAAWYLWYKGLETVSAGTVAAFFFAQPLVGTALGAALLGEAIGPGFVVGGATMAAGIWLVSTAADGI
- a CDS encoding phosphomannomutase gives rise to the protein MDLFGTAGIRGSATERVTPGLVLEVARALGDHAREAGDREFVVGRDGRVTGPALAAAAEAGLESAGAEVRRLGQVPTPALAFASRGRRGVMLTASHNPPTDNGVKAFVDGVEYGEAAETAVEERVGADVTPADWDEWGDGADEGVLDAYRLAVVEYARAFGADPEGVRVAVDCGNGMSAVATPQVLRELGADVVTLNATVDGHFPGRESKPTPESLADLREFVREGAADVGIGHDGDSDRIVVVDGDGEVVHEDTVLAILAERYIRASDAADPVVVTTPNASGRIDERVEAAGGRVERVALGYLHDGIAAARDAGGDVVFAAEPWKHVHTALGDWIDAVASAAVFTRLVADEGLDGLRAPVTERPYRKVSVECPDDDKAAAMERLAETLPAAFPAAEVDSEYGVRLSFADGSWTLVRPSGTEPYVRVYAEHDELDPFVEEVAGVVEAAVEAVD
- a CDS encoding ABC transporter permease — protein: MTDAGGDADGDPDSDTGAAPGDAADDAAVRDGAAPGESGGSRSPRDRAFDALDRLVAASATERLLISGSALLLSVAIGFVLILVAGRMTSCESAAYSLLGIGFCYDPIVVYDSLFLGAFGDFLANPLNGQFATTVSETTVLVFTGIAVAVAFKAGVFNIGGQGQLVFGALASALAVYALSGAVSGVVGTLVLVPVGLAVGAFVGGIWGAIPGALKAYADANEVITTIMLNFVATSFALYLASGPFKDPESFANQTRTLPEFTLFPQPLFPGRTDASLLALALAIVVAVAVAYLLRGTSFGYDVRTSGIQPEAAEYGGVDAARTVVASMALSGALAGIGGAVYVLTIAGNFQTGIPDYGFDGITVSILAGNSPVGAIAAALLFGVLKSGSIVVDVGTDVPPELVGVLRGLIVLFVAMPEFFRMIGQRVDVRDRFGGSRDAVATDGGEEA